The sequence below is a genomic window from Candidatus Poribacteria bacterium.
ATAGGTTCGCTTGTGAAGGTGCGAGAGTGGTTGTCAACACGCGCCGCCGCGAGCAGAAACTTGTTGAAACTGTAAACCGCATTCAAGATGCTGGCGGACAAGCAGTCGCTGTCATGGGAGATGTCGCTGATGAAACGACTTGGCAGACGCTCGTCAAAACTGCCTTGTCGAACTATGGTAAGATAACAACCCTTGTCCATAACGCTGCCCACTCCTACACCAAAAAAGCGATTGAATTCACGCACGAAGAGTGGAATGAGAGCCTTGGTGTGACGCTGGGCGGGCCGTGGCTCGGCGCAAAGTATTGTATTCCAGAAATGATTCGTAACGGTGGGGGTGCTTTGGTCTTCATCTCTACGGTCAACGCCACAATTACAAATCCGGGATTTGGACTTTATGGCGCAGGAAAAGGGGGGTTGAACGCTTTGACGCGTAGTATTGCGCTTGATTACGGCAGAGAGGGTATCCGAGCGAATGCTATCGCTCCTGGACAGATTGTCGGTGAACGCGGTGAAGCCTCTCTCGCTGAGGATACACTGGAGGAACAAGCCTCTCGTGATTGCTATCCGATTGGACGCTACGGGAAACCCGAAGACATTGCTAACGCTGCGCTTTTCTTGGCATCTGATGAGGCGGACTTCGTTACGGGCATCGTCTTGACTGCCGATGGTGGCTTAACCCTTCAGTCGCCAGAAGCACTCGTGCGCCCATCTTTCCGTCTCCGTTGGAGAGACGATATTCTCGTTCCGCAATCGAAAAAGGATACGTAGGACAATTTTATAAAAGTAGGCACCCGTGCCTATGCTTTTTCAGGAGATACGAAATGTGTGGACGATTTACGCTTGCAAGCGATACTGAAGCACTAAGTCAAACTTTCTTCAACTTTGACGTACCGGTGAACTTGTCCCCGCGCTACAATATTTCACCGACACAAGATATAGCTGTTATTGCAAATACATCGACTGATACAGTGGAATCCGTAGATGCGAAACAGGTAGAATTTTTTCATTGGGGACTCATTCCGTTTTGGGCGAAAGATCCGAAGATTGGAAACAGAATGATTAACGCCCGTTCGGAAACGCTTTCGGAAAAACCCTCCTTCCGAAATGCCTACAAACATAGGAGATGTCTCATCTTAGCCGATGGCTACTACGAATGGCAAAAGATACCCGGTGATAGGTTCAAACAACCGGTCTATATCCGTCTTAAATCGCAGAAGCCG
It includes:
- a CDS encoding SDR family oxidoreductase, with amino-acid sequence MRLEGKVAIVAGAAWGGIGAATAYRFACEGARVVVNTRRREQKLVETVNRIQDAGGQAVAVMGDVADETTWQTLVKTALSNYGKITTLVHNAAHSYTKKAIEFTHEEWNESLGVTLGGPWLGAKYCIPEMIRNGGGALVFISTVNATITNPGFGLYGAGKGGLNALTRSIALDYGREGIRANAIAPGQIVGERGEASLAEDTLEEQASRDCYPIGRYGKPEDIANAALFLASDEADFVTGIVLTADGGLTLQSPEALVRPSFRLRWRDDILVPQSKKDT
- a CDS encoding SOS response-associated peptidase; the protein is MCGRFTLASDTEALSQTFFNFDVPVNLSPRYNISPTQDIAVIANTSTDTVESVDAKQVEFFHWGLIPFWAKDPKIGNRMINARSETLSEKPSFRNAYKHRRCLILADGYYEWQKIPGDRFKQPVYIRLKSQKPFALAGLWETWQSKEMDEPLRSCTIITCPPNALLEKIHHRMPVILPQDAYAEWLVSDEQSADSLQRLLIPYSDEEMEAYPVSRFVNRPTNDSPECIAPFEATQSLN